The Gordonia sp. KTR9 genome contains a region encoding:
- a CDS encoding 1,4-alpha-glucan branching protein domain-containing protein — MATGTAPVPGQFTLVLHSHLPWLANHGRWPVGEEWLYQSWAASYLPLVDMLERLAADGFTDQLSLGITPVLAAQLDDPHCASSMYEWLADWQLRATQAAMSRDADRAAAGRREYLDAQRALDTFASRWRHGASPLIRGLASSGVAEILGGPLAHPFAPLLDPRLRRFSLDEGLADAHARWGLDPSGIWAPECAFAPGMETEYDRAGVRHFLVDGPALQGDTALGRPVGDAAVIAYGRDLTVSYRVWSPKSGYPGHAAYRDFHTYDHETGLKRFRVTGRTVSGEDKKPYDPARVDAVLDRHVEDFVAHVRTRLVDESDRIGRPALVVAAFDTELFGHWWHEGPVWLERVLRRLPEVGVTVGTLAGATRAGFVGAPFDLPRSSWGSGKDWRVWNGPAVQHLVDLNAEVTETALDAVAKLRHRGGERSRVADQIVREALLTVSSDWPFMVSKDTAAQYAVSRAHTHAHATREISDAAMRGRDDAAETLAANWSRADNLFPALDARRLQTTLTADGIGTETGDAGTGAETGRPADIGPGGIDTEGEIG, encoded by the coding sequence GTGGCCACCGGTACCGCGCCCGTTCCCGGCCAGTTCACGCTGGTCCTGCATTCGCATCTGCCGTGGCTGGCCAATCACGGCCGCTGGCCGGTCGGCGAGGAGTGGCTGTATCAGTCGTGGGCGGCGTCGTATCTGCCGTTGGTCGACATGCTCGAGCGTCTGGCCGCCGACGGCTTCACCGATCAGCTCTCCCTGGGCATCACGCCGGTACTGGCCGCGCAGCTCGACGACCCGCACTGCGCGTCGTCGATGTACGAGTGGCTCGCGGACTGGCAACTGCGGGCCACCCAGGCCGCGATGTCCCGGGACGCCGACCGTGCGGCGGCCGGACGCCGCGAGTACCTCGACGCCCAGCGCGCTCTCGACACCTTCGCGAGCCGATGGCGTCACGGTGCGTCGCCGCTGATCCGCGGGCTGGCCTCGAGCGGCGTCGCCGAGATCCTGGGCGGTCCGCTCGCCCACCCGTTCGCGCCGCTGCTCGATCCGCGATTACGCCGCTTCTCGCTCGATGAGGGGCTCGCGGACGCGCACGCGCGCTGGGGTCTCGACCCGTCCGGCATCTGGGCGCCCGAATGTGCCTTCGCGCCGGGGATGGAGACCGAGTACGACCGCGCGGGCGTGCGTCACTTCCTGGTCGACGGACCGGCATTGCAGGGCGACACCGCGCTCGGGCGCCCCGTCGGTGATGCCGCCGTCATCGCCTACGGGCGTGACCTGACGGTGAGTTACCGCGTCTGGTCACCCAAGTCGGGCTATCCGGGCCACGCCGCCTACCGCGACTTCCACACGTACGACCACGAGACCGGGCTCAAGCGGTTCCGCGTCACCGGCCGGACCGTGTCGGGCGAGGACAAGAAGCCCTATGACCCGGCACGGGTCGACGCGGTCCTCGACCGGCACGTCGAGGACTTCGTCGCGCACGTGCGCACCCGCCTCGTCGACGAGTCCGACCGGATCGGCCGCCCGGCGCTGGTCGTCGCGGCGTTCGACACCGAGCTGTTCGGCCACTGGTGGCACGAGGGGCCGGTCTGGCTCGAACGCGTGCTCCGCCGCCTGCCCGAGGTCGGGGTCACCGTCGGAACACTCGCGGGCGCGACACGAGCCGGGTTCGTCGGTGCACCGTTCGACCTTCCCCGGTCGTCGTGGGGGTCGGGCAAGGACTGGCGGGTGTGGAACGGCCCGGCCGTGCAACACCTGGTCGACCTGAACGCCGAGGTCACCGAGACGGCCCTCGACGCCGTCGCCAAGCTGCGGCACCGGGGCGGCGAGCGCAGTCGCGTGGCCGATCAGATCGTGCGGGAGGCGCTGCTGACCGTGTCGTCGGACTGGCCGTTCATGGTGTCGAAGGACACTGCCGCGCAGTACGCTGTGTCGCGAGCTCACACGCATGCGCACGCCACCCGCGAGATCAGCGACGCGGCGATGCGAGGCCGCGACGACGCTGCCGAGACGCTCGCCGCGAACTGGTCGCGCGCCGACAATCTGTTCCCCGCTCTCGATGCGCGCCGTCTGCAGACCACGCTGACCGCCGACGGGATCGGCACCGAGACCGGCGATGCCGGAACCGGCGCCGAGACCGGCCGTCCAGCGGACATCGGCCCAGGGGGGATCGACACCGAGGGGGAAATCGGATGA
- a CDS encoding glycosyltransferase family 4 protein, with protein sequence MRVLFVSWEYPPVVVGGLGRHVHHLATEMAAAGHDVVVLTRRPSGTDAVSHPTTDTVVEGVRVVAVAEDPPEFEFGQDMMAWTLAMGHAFVRAGLRILHGAGSGASGPDPHGAGSEASGPNLHGAGSGSASRWVPDVVHAHDWLVAHPSIALAEFFDVPLVSTIHATEAGRHSGWVSGRTNRQVHSVEWWLVSESDALITCSASMRDEVNRLFGYDAADITVIHNGIDIRTWPFAERPRTGGPAELLFAGRLEYEKGVQDLLAALPRIRRSHPGTTLTVAGDGTQRDWLMEQARRHRVSKAVTFVGPVDHGELVTLMHRCDAIVLPSRYEPFGIVALEAAATGAPLIVSTAGGLGEAVREPDTGLTFEPADVAGLAAAVRATLSDPGAAAQRALRARARLTAEFSWAEVAERTASVHLAAKRRVRHAIGRPDIPERPLPERDPGQA encoded by the coding sequence ATGAGGGTGTTGTTCGTGTCGTGGGAGTACCCGCCGGTGGTGGTGGGCGGACTCGGCCGGCACGTGCATCACCTGGCGACCGAGATGGCGGCCGCGGGTCACGACGTGGTGGTCCTGACGCGTCGACCGTCGGGAACCGATGCGGTCAGTCATCCCACGACGGACACCGTCGTCGAGGGTGTGCGCGTCGTGGCGGTCGCCGAGGATCCGCCGGAGTTCGAATTCGGGCAGGACATGATGGCCTGGACGCTCGCGATGGGGCATGCGTTCGTTCGGGCGGGGCTGCGGATTCTGCACGGCGCCGGGAGCGGAGCGAGCGGGCCGGATCCACACGGCGCCGGGAGCGAAGCGAGCGGGCCGAATCTGCACGGCGCCGGGAGCGGATCGGCATCGCGGTGGGTGCCCGACGTGGTGCACGCGCATGATTGGCTGGTCGCCCATCCCTCCATCGCACTGGCCGAATTCTTCGATGTGCCTTTGGTTTCCACGATCCACGCGACCGAGGCGGGGCGGCACAGCGGCTGGGTGAGCGGCCGGACGAACCGTCAGGTGCATTCGGTGGAGTGGTGGCTGGTGTCGGAGTCCGATGCTCTCATCACGTGTTCGGCGTCGATGCGCGACGAGGTGAACCGGTTGTTCGGGTACGACGCCGCCGACATCACGGTGATCCACAACGGCATCGACATCCGGACGTGGCCGTTCGCCGAGCGTCCGCGGACGGGCGGACCGGCCGAGTTGTTGTTCGCGGGACGGCTCGAATACGAGAAGGGCGTGCAGGATCTGCTGGCCGCGCTCCCCCGTATCCGGCGCAGCCATCCGGGTACGACGCTGACCGTCGCCGGTGACGGCACCCAGCGAGACTGGCTGATGGAGCAGGCGCGCAGGCACCGGGTCAGCAAGGCGGTGACCTTCGTCGGCCCGGTCGACCACGGTGAGCTGGTGACGCTGATGCACCGATGCGACGCCATCGTTCTGCCCAGCCGATACGAGCCGTTCGGGATCGTGGCGCTGGAGGCGGCGGCGACCGGCGCGCCGCTGATCGTGTCGACCGCGGGCGGTCTGGGTGAGGCGGTCCGCGAGCCCGACACCGGACTGACCTTCGAGCCTGCCGATGTCGCCGGTCTGGCGGCAGCGGTCCGTGCGACCCTGTCCGATCCGGGCGCGGCGGCGCAACGGGCGCTGCGGGCCCGGGCGCGGCTCACCGCGGAGTTCTCCTGGGCCGAGGTCGCCGAGCGGACCGCGAGCGTGCACCTCGCGGCGAAGCGTCGGGTCCGGCATGCAATCGGACGTCCCGACATTCCCGAACGTCCTCTGCCGGAACGGGACCCGGGCCAGGCGTAG
- a CDS encoding class I SAM-dependent methyltransferase codes for MTDADLGSSRGTATTGLEALDTDEQLALTGERTVPGIPAENYWFRRHEIAYRHIADRCAGRDVLEAGSGEGYGAAMIADAGASSVVCVDYDTVAVEHTRRRYPELVVHQGNLVDLPLDDASVDVVVNFQVIEHLWDQPRFVAECHRVLRPGGLLLMSTPNRITFSPGRDTPLNPFHTRELDAAELTDLLLGGDFVVDAMLGVVHGPRLRALDTKWGGSLIDAQIERALAGEPWPDELTADVAGVVAEDFEVVDSGECDIDASLDLFAVALRG; via the coding sequence ATGACTGACGCAGACCTCGGATCGTCGCGCGGGACGGCAACCACTGGTCTCGAGGCGCTCGACACCGACGAGCAGCTCGCGCTCACCGGCGAGCGCACGGTCCCGGGGATCCCCGCCGAGAACTACTGGTTCCGGCGCCACGAGATCGCCTATCGCCACATCGCCGACCGGTGCGCGGGCCGTGACGTCCTCGAAGCCGGGTCCGGCGAGGGTTACGGCGCCGCGATGATCGCCGACGCCGGGGCGTCGTCGGTGGTCTGCGTCGACTACGACACCGTCGCGGTCGAGCACACCCGTCGCCGCTACCCCGAACTCGTCGTCCACCAGGGCAATCTCGTCGACCTCCCGCTCGACGACGCCTCGGTCGACGTGGTGGTCAACTTCCAGGTGATCGAGCACCTCTGGGATCAGCCACGTTTCGTCGCCGAGTGCCACCGCGTGCTGCGCCCCGGCGGGCTGTTGCTGATGTCGACGCCCAACCGCATCACCTTCTCCCCCGGTCGCGACACACCGCTCAACCCGTTCCACACCCGTGAGCTCGACGCGGCCGAACTCACCGACCTGCTTCTCGGCGGGGACTTCGTGGTCGACGCGATGCTGGGCGTCGTGCACGGTCCGCGGCTGCGGGCGCTCGACACCAAGTGGGGCGGTTCACTCATCGACGCCCAGATCGAGCGCGCGCTCGCCGGCGAGCCGTGGCCGGACGAGCTGACCGCGGATGTCGCCGGCGTGGTCGCCGAGGACTTCGAGGTCGTCGACTCGGGCGAGTGCGACATCGACGCCTCCCTCGACCTGTTCGCGGTCGCGTTGCGGGGCTGA
- a CDS encoding CHAT domain-containing protein, with protein MTAASKAAQTAQDRLSREERTEESRRKRHEERAQRASDRDRRELDDRLSRAESAIENTIRAVQQPKPEKLRVLWLGASSLGDLRVGRELKIIRKMVQSAQHRESVEIDSRTAATIDDLLDGLTEFRPHVVHFSGHSDDDLIEFERDEDVIHEGTVVSAEAFANAVSSVDDPPSLVLLNSCNSAAQAELLVDGVVPFAIGMTDEVFDADAIAYAGRFYGTVANGQSIAAAHRVAKSKLEMDEDLSGDELPQLFVADGFDAESTRLVEPPDA; from the coding sequence GTGACAGCTGCCTCGAAGGCGGCCCAGACTGCGCAGGACCGTCTTAGCCGCGAGGAACGCACCGAGGAATCTCGACGGAAACGGCACGAGGAACGTGCGCAAAGGGCATCCGATCGTGATCGGCGGGAGCTCGATGATCGGTTATCAAGAGCAGAGTCCGCTATCGAGAACACTATTCGCGCTGTTCAACAGCCAAAACCAGAGAAATTGCGGGTCCTGTGGCTCGGGGCATCATCCCTCGGTGACCTCAGGGTCGGACGCGAGTTGAAGATCATTCGGAAAATGGTTCAATCCGCACAACACCGTGAATCGGTCGAGATCGATTCACGGACAGCGGCGACTATCGATGACCTCCTCGACGGACTCACCGAATTTCGGCCGCATGTGGTTCATTTTTCCGGCCACAGCGATGACGACCTAATTGAGTTTGAGCGGGACGAGGACGTCATCCACGAGGGAACGGTCGTAAGTGCAGAAGCATTCGCGAATGCCGTCTCGTCGGTAGACGATCCCCCCAGTTTAGTTCTGCTGAATTCCTGCAATTCGGCGGCTCAGGCCGAGTTGCTCGTTGATGGTGTCGTTCCATTCGCGATCGGAATGACCGACGAGGTATTCGACGCGGACGCGATCGCTTACGCCGGACGCTTCTACGGGACAGTAGCGAACGGTCAGTCGATCGCCGCAGCTCACAGGGTTGCAAAGTCGAAGCTCGAGATGGACGAGGACCTTAGTGGTGATGAACTGCCTCAGCTGTTCGTTGCAGACGGCTTCGATGCAGAATCCACGCGACTCGTAGAACCACCGGATGCCTGA
- a CDS encoding THUMP-like domain-containing protein, translated as MGYSFSLDDVAFLRSRHGEKALETVSGLDLTPSTMLSDITEVRSRYAPHDAALIETVRCRRRARSKLRDADGLLLTDDAGQQATASVVAAYRAAEVAGRFPGSVVHDLTCSIGAELRELVLVSGIRGVIGSDIDRVRLAMARANVPDATLLIADALTPTSTADVLLADPARRSDAGRTFRLDQLTPPLFELLTTYPGRLMIVKCAPGLDHQMLRNRFGFDGEVQVTSLDGGVREACLWSGPGVEPGRRATVLRTRPDGTVAEVEITDREDDDVPAGEVGEWIVDPDGAIVRAGLVRHYAHRFGLWQLDPQIAYLTGTSVPEGARGFRVIEQTGVTEKSLRKALAALDCGSLEILVRGLDVDPDRLRKKLKPRGSRSLSVVLTRIGRKGVAFICEPGVRF; from the coding sequence ATGGGCTACTCCTTCAGTCTCGACGACGTCGCGTTCCTGCGGTCGCGGCACGGTGAGAAGGCGCTCGAGACGGTGTCCGGACTCGATCTCACCCCGTCGACCATGCTGTCCGACATCACCGAGGTCCGCAGCCGGTACGCGCCGCACGATGCCGCGCTCATCGAGACGGTGCGGTGCCGCCGGCGAGCGCGCTCGAAGCTGCGTGACGCCGATGGCCTCTTGCTCACCGACGACGCCGGACAGCAGGCGACCGCGTCGGTGGTCGCCGCGTACCGCGCCGCCGAGGTCGCGGGACGATTCCCGGGGTCGGTGGTGCACGACCTGACCTGCTCGATCGGCGCGGAACTTCGAGAGCTGGTGCTTGTCAGCGGTATTCGTGGTGTCATCGGCAGCGACATCGATCGGGTCCGGCTCGCGATGGCGCGGGCGAACGTGCCCGACGCCACGTTGCTGATCGCGGATGCGCTCACCCCGACATCGACCGCGGACGTGCTCCTCGCGGACCCGGCACGGCGGTCGGACGCGGGCCGGACCTTCCGGCTCGATCAGCTGACGCCACCGCTCTTCGAGCTGCTGACCACCTATCCGGGCCGCCTGATGATCGTGAAATGCGCTCCCGGACTGGATCATCAGATGCTGCGGAACCGCTTCGGCTTCGACGGCGAGGTCCAGGTCACCTCGCTCGACGGCGGCGTGCGGGAGGCGTGCCTGTGGTCGGGGCCGGGTGTGGAGCCCGGTCGCCGGGCCACCGTCCTGCGGACCAGGCCTGACGGTACGGTCGCCGAGGTCGAGATCACCGATCGCGAAGACGACGACGTGCCCGCCGGTGAGGTCGGGGAATGGATCGTCGACCCGGACGGGGCGATCGTGCGGGCGGGGCTGGTCAGGCACTACGCCCACCGGTTCGGACTATGGCAGCTCGATCCGCAGATCGCTTACCTGACCGGCACTTCCGTCCCCGAAGGAGCGCGCGGATTCCGGGTGATCGAGCAGACGGGGGTGACCGAGAAGTCGCTCCGCAAGGCGCTCGCCGCGCTGGACTGCGGCTCGCTCGAGATCCTTGTCCGCGGACTCGACGTCGACCCCGATCGGCTGCGAAAGAAGCTCAAGCCCAGGGGCTCCCGCTCGCTGTCGGTGGTGCTGACCCGGATCGGACGCAAGGGCGTCGCGTTCATCTGTGAGCCGGGAGTCCGGTTCTAG
- a CDS encoding electron transfer flavoprotein subunit alpha/FixB family protein, translating into MSEVLVLVEQDAEGALKKVTSELITAARALGTPSAVVVGKPGSADGILDGLKEAGAEKVYVAESDDAGNYLITPQVDVLASIAESASPAGILVAATADGKEIAGRLAVRLGSGVLADIVDVKEGGVGVHSIFGGAFTVDAQAKGDVPVFSIRPGGVEAAPQAGAGERVDVEVPAQGEGAVKITKVEPNVGGDRPELTEASIVVSGGRGVGSAEKFSVVEELADVLGAAVGASRAAVDSGYYPGQFQVGQTGKTVSPQLYVALGISGAIQHRAGMQTSKTIVAVNKDEEAPIFEIADYGIVGDLFNVAPQLTEEVKKRK; encoded by the coding sequence ATGTCAGAAGTACTCGTGCTCGTGGAGCAGGACGCCGAAGGCGCCCTGAAGAAGGTCACCAGCGAGCTCATCACCGCCGCCCGCGCTCTCGGCACCCCGTCGGCAGTCGTGGTCGGCAAGCCCGGCTCGGCCGACGGCATCCTCGACGGCCTCAAGGAGGCCGGCGCGGAAAAGGTCTACGTCGCCGAGTCCGACGACGCGGGCAACTACCTCATCACCCCGCAGGTCGACGTGCTGGCCTCGATCGCCGAGTCGGCCTCGCCGGCCGGGATCCTGGTCGCGGCGACCGCCGACGGCAAGGAGATCGCCGGCCGGTTGGCCGTGCGTCTCGGCTCCGGCGTCCTCGCCGACATCGTCGACGTCAAGGAGGGTGGCGTGGGCGTCCACTCCATCTTCGGTGGCGCCTTCACCGTCGACGCGCAGGCCAAGGGAGACGTGCCCGTCTTCTCGATCCGCCCCGGTGGTGTCGAGGCGGCTCCGCAGGCCGGCGCCGGCGAGCGTGTCGACGTCGAGGTCCCCGCTCAGGGCGAGGGTGCGGTCAAGATCACCAAGGTCGAGCCGAACGTCGGCGGCGACCGCCCGGAGCTGACCGAGGCGTCGATCGTCGTCTCGGGTGGCCGCGGTGTCGGCAGCGCCGAGAAGTTCTCGGTCGTCGAGGAACTCGCCGACGTGCTCGGTGCCGCTGTGGGCGCCTCGCGTGCGGCCGTCGACTCCGGCTACTACCCGGGCCAGTTCCAGGTCGGCCAGACCGGCAAGACCGTGTCGCCGCAGCTGTACGTCGCCCTGGGCATCTCGGGCGCCATCCAGCACCGCGCCGGCATGCAGACCTCGAAGACGATCGTCGCCGTCAACAAGGACGAAGAGGCTCCGATCTTCGAGATCGCCGACTACGGCATCGTCGGTGACCTGTTCAACGTCGCGCCGCAGCTGACCGAAGAGGTCAAGAAGCGCAAGTGA
- a CDS encoding outer membrane protein assembly factor BamB family protein has protein sequence MAFARPQVSRRRRSALTRLLVALTAVCSLVLAACSDGHIDVRSVPSVGWPSYGGVPGNANFAYADVPEDLTLSWTRPTGGPVTAPVTISGKGNVGVTSNAAEGCNVLVLDSRSGRKNFCKDMRAGVEISAMLVDQYDQPYLGEETTFLAFNAGGAIRWRAGVIGVPLSAKFAAPSAVLVVTTQGQILLIDTQRNELLAPEVNLRDDADPAQPLRGFGDCVRNGPQCAIPAPAAVDTERERFYLNFFPEGAATSQIRAMKYGEVAGAREVRTAWQADVPSGVVGTPTLSADGATVYAFSRDGKIVALNAEDGSTRWTYDIGGHGFATMTVSPDGLIIPTGSLGAPLTLLRDQGDRAEQVWQRTDLATVSLSALTQQQTAWTVARDPGKDTLSLVEVSTADGATKRTLPLPESRGFATGVAVSYSGQIATATNLGEVYFFDSKANLE, from the coding sequence ATGGCTTTCGCACGACCGCAGGTGTCTCGACGCCGCCGATCTGCGCTGACCCGCCTGCTCGTCGCGCTCACGGCCGTGTGCTCGCTGGTCCTCGCCGCCTGCTCGGACGGCCACATCGATGTGCGTTCCGTCCCGAGCGTCGGCTGGCCCAGTTACGGCGGTGTCCCGGGGAACGCCAACTTCGCGTATGCCGATGTGCCGGAAGATCTGACGCTGAGCTGGACACGCCCGACCGGGGGTCCGGTCACCGCGCCGGTGACCATCTCGGGCAAGGGCAACGTGGGTGTGACGTCCAATGCGGCCGAGGGTTGCAACGTCCTCGTGCTCGACAGCCGGTCGGGACGGAAGAACTTCTGCAAGGACATGCGCGCCGGTGTCGAGATCAGCGCGATGCTCGTCGACCAGTACGACCAGCCCTATCTCGGTGAGGAGACGACCTTCCTCGCCTTCAACGCCGGCGGCGCCATCCGTTGGCGCGCGGGCGTGATCGGCGTGCCGCTCTCGGCGAAGTTCGCGGCCCCCAGCGCGGTGCTGGTCGTCACCACCCAGGGACAGATCCTGCTGATCGACACCCAGCGCAACGAACTCCTCGCTCCCGAGGTGAACCTGCGCGATGACGCCGATCCCGCGCAGCCGCTCCGTGGCTTCGGAGACTGCGTGCGCAACGGGCCGCAGTGCGCGATTCCCGCTCCCGCCGCCGTCGACACCGAACGAGAACGTTTCTACCTCAACTTCTTTCCCGAAGGCGCCGCGACCTCACAGATCCGCGCCATGAAATACGGCGAGGTCGCCGGCGCGCGCGAGGTCCGCACCGCCTGGCAGGCCGACGTCCCGAGCGGCGTCGTCGGGACCCCGACGCTGTCAGCCGACGGCGCGACCGTCTACGCATTCTCACGCGACGGCAAGATCGTCGCGCTGAACGCCGAGGACGGATCGACGCGGTGGACCTACGACATCGGCGGGCACGGTTTTGCGACGATGACCGTCTCACCGGACGGCCTGATCATCCCCACCGGCTCACTGGGCGCCCCGCTGACCCTGCTGCGCGACCAGGGCGACCGAGCCGAACAGGTCTGGCAGCGTACCGATCTGGCGACGGTGAGCCTGTCGGCGCTGACCCAGCAGCAGACCGCGTGGACGGTGGCGCGCGATCCGGGCAAGGACACCCTGTCCCTGGTCGAGGTGTCCACCGCCGACGGCGCGACGAAACGCACTCTCCCGCTGCCTGAATCGCGCGGCTTCGCGACCGGGGTCGCGGTGTCCTACTCCGGACAGATCGCCACCGCGACCAACCTCGGAGAGGTCTACTTCTTCGACAGCAAGGCCAACCTCGAATAG
- a CDS encoding acyltransferase, producing MTTMWNASYRSRRRAGRRRDPDQARFLTLDSLRWVKRNRAYTPWYLVRYYRLARFRLANPHIVLRGMVFLGRNVEIHATPELARMEIGRWVHIGDGNSIRCHEGSLRIGDKTVFGCNNVVNSYLDLEIGGSTLIADWCYICDFDHKMDDITLPIKDQGIVKGPVRIGPDTWVAAKVSVLRNTIVGRGCVLGSHAVVKGVIPDYAIAVGAPARVVKNRMDDWASNAAERAELERALADIERKKAAAERE from the coding sequence ATGACCACCATGTGGAATGCCTCGTACCGGTCCCGCCGGCGCGCAGGCCGACGCCGCGACCCCGACCAGGCGCGTTTCCTCACCCTCGATTCGCTGCGCTGGGTGAAACGCAATCGCGCGTACACACCGTGGTACCTCGTGCGCTACTACCGTCTCGCCCGATTCCGCCTGGCCAATCCGCACATCGTGCTGCGGGGCATGGTGTTCCTCGGGCGCAATGTCGAGATCCACGCGACACCGGAACTCGCCCGCATGGAGATCGGGCGCTGGGTACACATCGGCGACGGCAACTCCATCCGCTGTCACGAAGGCAGCCTCCGCATCGGCGACAAGACCGTCTTCGGCTGCAACAACGTGGTCAACTCCTACCTCGACCTCGAGATCGGCGGGTCCACCCTCATCGCCGACTGGTGCTACATCTGCGACTTCGACCACAAGATGGACGACATCACGCTGCCGATCAAAGACCAGGGCATCGTGAAGGGCCCGGTTCGGATCGGCCCGGACACCTGGGTCGCGGCCAAGGTGTCGGTCCTGCGCAACACCATCGTCGGCCGCGGATGCGTGCTCGGCTCGCACGCGGTGGTCAAGGGCGTGATCCCCGACTACGCCATCGCGGTCGGCGCGCCCGCCCGGGTGGTCAAGAACCGGATGGACGACTGGGCGTCGAACGCGGCCGAGCGCGCCGAACTCGAACGCGCCCTCGCCGACATCGAACGAAAGAAGGCCGCGGCCGAACGGGAGTGA
- a CDS encoding AAA family ATPase: MQATVGLTAAVTHHLGDVRHICDDGDVNVHDDLPHPPRRIAVAGVSGVGKTTTARRIAAVVDVPHVEIDALHHGPGWTRRPEFLDDVRTFIDEGAWVTEWQYGDARPLIAENADIMVWLDLPYWTTTFPRVVRRTIRRRVRREPLWNGNTEPPMRTILTDPEHIIRWSVSHRHTYAERVPRLRNTHPDLRIVRLRTQSEVDAWIAGPLARARRT; the protein is encoded by the coding sequence TTGCAGGCTACCGTCGGGCTCACGGCCGCGGTCACACACCATCTGGGCGACGTCCGACACATCTGCGACGATGGCGATGTGAACGTCCACGACGACCTGCCGCACCCGCCGCGTCGGATCGCGGTGGCGGGCGTGTCCGGGGTCGGCAAGACGACCACCGCGCGTCGCATCGCCGCGGTCGTCGACGTCCCGCACGTCGAGATCGACGCGCTGCACCACGGACCCGGCTGGACTCGCAGACCCGAATTCCTCGACGACGTACGGACATTCATCGACGAGGGCGCCTGGGTGACCGAGTGGCAGTACGGCGACGCGCGACCACTGATCGCCGAGAACGCCGACATCATGGTCTGGCTCGACCTCCCGTATTGGACGACGACGTTCCCCCGCGTCGTCCGACGCACGATCCGCCGCCGTGTTCGCCGGGAACCGCTGTGGAACGGCAACACCGAGCCGCCGATGAGGACCATCCTCACCGACCCCGAACACATCATCCGATGGTCGGTGAGCCACCGGCACACGTATGCAGAACGGGTACCGCGTCTCCGCAACACCCATCCCGACCTGCGGATCGTCCGGCTGCGAACACAGTCCGAGGTCGACGCCTGGATCGCCGGGCCGCTCGCCAGGGCCCGGCGGACCTGA
- a CDS encoding electron transfer flavoprotein subunit beta/FixA family protein, whose translation MTNIVVLIKQVPDTWSERKLSDDDYTLDREAADAVLDEINERAVEEALKIKEADGGEVTILTAGPERATDAIRKALSMGADKAIHIKDDLMHGSDAVQTAYVLARALGTVEGVELVIAGNEATDGRVGAIPAMIAEYLELPHLTHLRKLTLEGETLKGERETDDGIFHVEATLPAIVSVNEKINEPRFPSFKGIMAAKKKEVTVLTLAEIDVEASDVGLENAGSVVTANTPKPPKTAGERVTDEGDGGTKVAEYLVGQKII comes from the coding sequence ATGACAAACATTGTCGTACTGATCAAGCAGGTTCCCGACACGTGGTCCGAGCGCAAGTTGTCCGACGACGACTACACCCTGGACCGTGAAGCCGCTGACGCCGTCCTGGACGAGATCAACGAGCGCGCCGTCGAGGAAGCGCTGAAGATCAAGGAGGCAGACGGCGGTGAAGTCACCATCCTGACTGCGGGACCCGAGCGCGCGACCGACGCCATCCGCAAGGCGCTGTCGATGGGTGCGGACAAGGCGATCCACATCAAGGACGACCTCATGCACGGCTCGGACGCGGTCCAGACCGCATACGTGCTCGCGCGGGCACTCGGCACGGTCGAGGGTGTCGAGCTGGTCATCGCCGGCAACGAGGCCACCGACGGTCGCGTCGGCGCCATCCCGGCCATGATCGCCGAGTACCTCGAGCTCCCGCACCTGACGCACCTGCGCAAGCTGACCCTCGAGGGCGAGACCCTCAAGGGCGAGCGCGAGACCGACGACGGCATCTTCCACGTCGAGGCCACCCTGCCGGCCATCGTCAGCGTCAACGAGAAGATCAACGAGCCGCGCTTCCCGTCCTTCAAGGGCATCATGGCCGCCAAGAAGAAGGAAGTCACCGTCCTCACCCTCGCCGAGATCGACGTCGAGGCGAGCGACGTGGGCCTGGAGAACGCCGGCTCGGTCGTGACGGCGAACACCCCGAAGCCGCCGAAGACCGCGGGTGAGCGCGTCACCGACGAAGGCGACGGCGGCACCAAGGTCGCCGAGTACCTGGTCGGCCAGAAGATCATCTGA
- a CDS encoding helix-turn-helix transcriptional regulator yields the protein MPEPERFMAASEVAEWLSIDRSAISRYKMPEPDALIGKTRGWRRETIERWNAERPGRGARTDLHD from the coding sequence ATGCCTGAGCCCGAACGGTTCATGGCGGCGTCGGAGGTGGCCGAGTGGTTGAGTATCGATCGCTCGGCCATCAGCCGGTACAAGATGCCCGAACCGGATGCGCTAATCGGGAAGACGCGAGGGTGGCGGCGCGAGACCATCGAGCGATGGAACGCGGAGCGGCCGGGTCGAGGTGCGCGCACCGACTTACACGACTAG